The Gloeothece verrucosa PCC 7822 genome contains a region encoding:
- a CDS encoding IS630 family transposase has translation MEKYAQQGLARLKYLDEAGFSLWSSVSYTYVKKGKQKEIKQTKRRGRRLNIIGIFEKDVSFEYGLVLGSIKSDIYIKIMDWQAEKPKEDFEKSGIITIIVQDNYTVHKSKKVKEKEKEWQTKGLEFFFLSSYSPELNKIEPEWHQLKTHELAARMFEDEYELAQAVIRGIEARAAKTIMSVKDLNLIKLKLSPKVE, from the coding sequence ATTGAAAAATATGCACAGCAAGGATTAGCGAGGTTAAAATATTTAGATGAAGCAGGGTTCTCTCTCTGGAGTTCCGTTAGCTATACTTATGTAAAAAAAGGAAAGCAAAAAGAAATAAAGCAAACCAAACGTAGAGGTAGAAGATTAAATATTATAGGAATTTTTGAAAAAGATGTAAGTTTTGAATATGGATTAGTCTTAGGAAGTATTAAAAGTGATATTTATATAAAAATTATGGATTGGCAAGCCGAGAAACCGAAAGAGGATTTTGAGAAATCGGGAATAATTACAATAATTGTTCAGGATAATTATACGGTTCACAAAAGTAAAAAAGTTAAAGAAAAAGAAAAAGAGTGGCAAACAAAAGGATTAGAATTCTTTTTTCTTTCTTCTTATAGTCCAGAACTGAATAAAATTGAACCCGAATGGCATCAATTAAAAACTCATGAATTAGCGGCAAGAATGTTTGAGGATGAATACGAGTTAGCACAGGCAGTTATCCGAGGGATTGAAGCAAGAGCCGCTAAAACAATTATGTCTGTCAAAGATTTAAATTTAATTAAACTCAAACTTAGTCCAAAAGTAGAGTAA
- a CDS encoding helix-turn-helix domain-containing protein, protein MPAPLKIRLTPQEDEQLLALKSDTNVPKRTRDRAEAITLNFRGWNVNQISSYIKYSPNTIRKIFYRWITRGIEGLYDAPRTGRKPRWSEEDVNYIESSLEKEPRTYNSYQLVEKLKKERSVSLSRERIRKILKKKIGDGKGLNIR, encoded by the coding sequence ATGCCAGCCCCCCTTAAAATCCGGTTAACACCTCAAGAAGATGAACAGTTATTAGCCCTCAAAAGTGATACAAATGTTCCGAAAAGAACAAGAGACAGAGCAGAAGCAATAACTCTAAATTTTCGGGGATGGAATGTCAATCAAATATCCTCTTATATTAAATATTCTCCTAATACAATTCGGAAAATTTTTTATCGCTGGATAACAAGAGGAATTGAAGGGTTATATGATGCACCAAGGACAGGAAGAAAGCCTAGGTGGTCTGAAGAAGATGTAAACTATATAGAAAGTAGTTTGGAAAAAGAGCCAAGAACTTATAATAGTTATCAATTAGTAGAGAAGTTGAAAAAAGAACGCTCAGTATCATTAAGCCGAGAGCGGATTAGAAAAATTCTAAAAAAAAAGATTGGCGATGGAAAAGGACTAAACATTCGCTAA
- a CDS encoding ISKra4 family transposase (programmed frameshift), whose amino-acid sequence MTPSERKKLEACLREASEILYNNADPSSLNTLEDIEIAVREQVIENVSPQIAPFFIERKTKTRKGRRRKIKSCVGQLQITEKQCKRLGINPYTRHSPLLEKCCLLLSANESYQNAEQDMLLLMGLKVGHSTHQRKVQKLDNLLPDVKQGCSEVSVDGGTIRLRGLYGQASYWKEYKTARLQGIYYGAFFQDNQGLIDWINSQKLTNPLYCLGDGHDGIWNIIAEIGDETERIEILDWYHLMENLYKTEGKRYQKDQVKAYLWMGQASEAINYLLSQKIVGGNQFINYLKKHEKRLINYHYYSWQKIASIGSGAVESAVKQIGYRVKITGAQWKSENVNNILQLRCAYLNGQLAI is encoded by the exons ATGACTCCATCTGAAAGAAAAAAGCTTGAAGCCTGTTTAAGAGAGGCCAGTGAAATACTTTACAATAATGCAGATCCCTCATCTTTAAACACTCTTGAAGATATCGAAATTGCTGTGAGGGAACAGGTTATAGAGAACGTTAGCCCACAAATAGCCC CTTTTTTTATTGAAAGAAAAACAAAGACGAGAAAGGGAAGGAGGCGGAAAATAAAAAGTTGTGTCGGACAATTACAAATTACTGAAAAACAATGTAAAAGATTAGGAATTAATCCATATACTCGTCATAGTCCTTTACTAGAAAAGTGTTGTCTCTTATTAAGTGCCAACGAATCTTATCAAAATGCTGAGCAGGATATGTTATTATTAATGGGGCTAAAAGTCGGGCATTCAACCCATCAAAGGAAAGTTCAAAAACTTGACAATTTACTACCAGATGTCAAACAAGGTTGTTCCGAAGTCTCTGTTGATGGGGGAACGATAAGATTAAGAGGATTATACGGTCAAGCAAGTTATTGGAAAGAATACAAAACGGCGAGATTACAAGGGATTTATTATGGTGCTTTTTTCCAAGATAATCAAGGATTAATCGATTGGATTAATAGCCAGAAATTAACTAATCCCCTTTACTGCTTGGGAGATGGACATGATGGAATTTGGAATATAATTGCAGAAATAGGAGATGAAACAGAAAGAATTGAAATACTGGATTGGTATCATTTAATGGAAAATCTCTATAAAACTGAAGGAAAAAGATATCAAAAAGACCAGGTTAAAGCTTATTTATGGATGGGGCAAGCTTCTGAAGCCATCAACTATTTACTTTCCCAGAAAATCGTCGGGGGGAATCAGTTCATTAACTATCTAAAAAAGCATGAAAAACGCCTCATTAATTACCATTATTATAGTTGGCAGAAAATTGCTTCAATTGGCAGTGGAGCCGTAGAATCTGCGGTAAAACAAATTGGATATCGAGTCAAAATAACTGGCGCACAGTGGAAATCTGAGAATGTTAATAATATTCTACAACTGCGTTGTGCTTATTTGAATGGTCAACTAGCTATTTAA